A window of Panicum virgatum strain AP13 chromosome 8K, P.virgatum_v5, whole genome shotgun sequence contains these coding sequences:
- the LOC120644018 gene encoding probable sucrose-phosphate synthase 5 isoform X1, which translates to MAAAGNEWINGYLEAILDAGARRRGERGAPAPALAEASAAAYSPTRYFVEEVVSHFDDRDLHRTWTKVVAMRSSQERNNRLENLCWRIWHVARKKKQVEWEYSRQLARRRQEQELGSREAAEELSEGEKDCPDGASALQPPSAADGDQQQQSRLTRISSETRIVSDDEDEAAKDDRNLYIVLIRWHQAEVMIGVAIQRIADRHVTRMVFFITIPMNNWVESCCSLHGLVRGENMELGRDSDTGGQVKYVVELARALAATAGVHRVDLLTRQISCPDVDWTYGEPVEMITRPSDADADAGGGGAYIVRLPCGPRDQYLPKESLWPHIPEFVDRALAHVTDVARALGDQLSGGGAAPVWPYVIHGHYADAAEVAAHLASALNVPMVMTGHSLGRNKLEQLLQLGRMPRAEIQAAYRIARRVEAEETGLDAAEVVITSTKQEVEEQWGLYDGFDAMVERKLRVRRSRGVSCLGRYMPRMAVIPPGMDFSYVDAQDLADGDGDLQALMSPGTAKKPMPPIWSEVLRFFTNPHKPMILALSRPDPKKNVTTLLKAYGESRHLRELANLTLILGNRDDIEEMSGGAATVLTAVLKLVDRYDLYGQVAYPKHHKQTDVPHIYRLAAKTKGVFINPALVEPFGLTLIEAAAYGLPVVATQNGGPVDIIKALHNGLLVDPHDAAAITGALLSLLADKARWLECRRAGLRNIHRFSWPHHCRLYLAHIAANCDHPAPHQLLRVPASPRAASADGDSSLSDSLRGLSISIDTSNDLKPGAGADYSAAAIMDALQRRRAADRPAASVARAAVGFAPGRRQGLLVLAADCYGADGEPDAERLRRAVGMALAAGAAAGGRLGCVLSTGMTVAEATAALGACGADPAAFDALVCSSGAELCYPWKEKELAADEEYAGHVSFRWPGAHVRSAVPRLGKADGAQEADLAADDAACSALCHAYAVAGASKVRKVDSIRRSLRMRGFHCNLVYTRACTRLNVVPLSASRPGALRYLSILWGIDLSKVAVLVGDKGDTDRERLLPGLHKTLVLTGLVSHGSEELLRDEDGFLTEDVVAMDSPNIVTLAEDQAAADILKAI; encoded by the exons atggcggcggcggggaacgaGTGGATCAACGGGTACCTGGAGGCGATCCTGGATgcgggcgcgaggcggcgcggggagcggggcgcgccggcgccggctctggcggaggcgtcggcggcggcctacAGCCCCACGCGCTACTTCGTGGAGGAGGTCGTCAGCCACTTCGACGACCGGGACCTCCACAGGACTTGGACCAAG GTGGTAGCGATGCGCAGCAGCCAGGAGCGGAACAACCGGCTGGAGAACCTCTGCTGGAGGATCTGGCACGTCGCCAGGAAGAAGAAGCAG GTGGAATGGGAGTACTCGCGGCagttggcgcggcggcggcaggagcaggagctggGCAGTCgagaggccgccgaggagctctCCGAGGGCGAGAAGGACTGCCCCGACGGCGCCTCGGCCCTCCAGCCCCCTAGCGCGGCTGACGGCGACCAACAACAGCAGAGCCGGCTCACCAGGATCAGCTCTGAGACCCGGATCGTttccgacgacgaggacgaggcgGCCAAGGATGACCGGAACCTCTACATCGTCCTCATCAGGTGGCACCAAGCCGAAGTGATGATCGGTGTTGCTATCCAACGGATCGCTGACCGGCACGTCACCCGAATGGTTTTTTTTATAACGATTCCTATGAATAATTGGGTTGAGTCCTGTTGCAGCTTACACGGGCTCGTCCGTGGGGAGAACATGGAGCTCGGCCGTGACTCTGACACCGGGGGACAG GTGAAGTACGTGGTGGAGCTGGCCCGGGCGCtggcggccaccgccggcgtgcACCGCGTCGACCTCCTCACGCGGCAGATCTCCTGCCCGGACGTCGACTGGACCTACGGCGAGCCCGTCGAGATGATAACGCGCCCGTCCGATGCCGACgctgacgccggcggcggcggagcctaCATCGTGCGGCTGCCGTGCGGGCCCCGTGACCAGTACCTCCCCAAGGAGTCCCTGTGGCCGCACATCCCCGAGTTCGTGGACCGCGCGCTGGCGCACGTCACCGACGTCGCGCGCGCGCTGGGGGACCagctctccggcggcggcgccgccccggtGTGGCCGTACGTGATCCACGGGCACTACGCggacgcggcggaggtggcggcgcaccTGGCGAGTGCGCTCAACgtgccgatggtgatgacgggGCACTCGCTGGGGCGGAACAAGCTGGAGCAGCTGCTCCAGCTCGGTCGCATGCCGCGCGCCGAGATCCAGGCCGCGTACCGCATCGCGCGTCGGGTCGAGGCCGAGGAGACGGGACTCGACGCCGCTGAGGTGGTGATCACCAGCACCAAGCAGGAGGTCGAGGAGCAGTGGGGCCTCTACGACGGCTTCGACGCCATGGTGGAGCGCAAGCTCCGGGTGCGCCGCAGCCGCGGGGTCAGCTGCCTCGGCCGCTACATGCCGCGGATGGCCGTCATCCCCCCCGGGATGGACTTCAGCTACGTCGACGCGCAGGAtctcgccgacggcgacggcgacctgcAGGCGCTCATGAGCCCCGGCACGGCCAAGAAGCCAATGCCGCCCATCTGGTCGGAG GTGCTGCGGTTCTTCACCAACCCTCACAAGCCGATGATCCTGGCGCTGTCGCGGCCGGACCCGAAGAAGAACGTGACCACGCTGCTCAAGGCCTACGGCGAGAGCCGGCACCTGCGGGAGCTCGCGAACCTGACGCTGATTCTGGGGAACAGGGATGACATCGAAGAGAtgtccggcggcgccgccaccgtgcTCACGGCCGTGCTCAAGCTCGTCGACCGCTACGACCTCTACGGCCAGGTCGCCTACCCCAAGCACCACAAGCAGACTGACGTGCCGCACATTTACCGACTGGCCGCCAAGACCAAG GGAGTGTTCATAAATCCTGCTCTTGTCGAGCCGTTCGGCCTCACCCTGATAGAG GCTGCTGCGTATGGTCTGCCCGTGGTGGCCACCCAGAACGGCGGGCCGGTGGACATCATCAAGGCGTTGCACAACGGGCTGCTGGTGGACCCGCACGACGCGGCGGCGATCACCGGCGCTCTGCTGAGCCTGCTGGCCGACAAGGCGCGGTGGCTCGAGTGCCGACGCGCCGGCCTCCGCAACATCCATCGCTTCTCCTGGCCGCACCACTGCCGCCTCTACCTCGCCCACATCGCCGCCAACTGCGACCACCCGGCGCCGCACCAGCTACTCCGCGTCCCCGCCAGCCCGCGCGCCGCGTCCGCCGACGGCGACTCGTCGCTCTCGGACTCGCTCCGCGGCCTGTCCATCTCCATCGACACCTCGAACGACCTCAAGCCCGGGGCCGGGGCGGACTACTCCGCCGCGGCCATCATGGACGCGCTCCAACGGCGCCGCGCGGCGGACCGCCCCGCGGCCAGCGTCGCCAGGGCGGCCGTCGGCTTCGCGCCGGGCCGGCGGCAgggcctcctcgtcctcgccgccgactgctacggcgccgacggcgagccGGACGCCGAGCGCCTGAGGAGAGCCGTCGGCATGGCgctggccgcgggcgccgccgccggcgggcggctcGGGTGCGTGCTGTCGACAGGCATGACCGTCGCCGAGGCCACGGCCGCGCTCGGGGCCTGCGGCGCCGACCCGGCCGCCTTCGACGCGCTCGtctgcagcagcggcgccgagcTCTGCTACCCGTGGAAGGAAaaggagctcgccgccgacgaggagTACGCCGGCCACGTGTCCTTCCGGTGGCCCGGCGCGCACGTGCGCTCCGCCGTGCCCAGGCTCGGGAAGGCCGACGGCGCGCAGGaggccgacctcgccgccgacgacgccgcGTGCTCCGCGCTCTGCCACGCCTACGCCGTCGCGGGAGCGTCCAAG GTGAGGAAGGTCGATTCGATTCGGCGGTCTCTGCGGATGCGCGGGTTCCACTGCAACCTCGTGTACACGCGCGCGTGCACGCGCCTCAACGTCGTCCCGCTCTCGGCGTCGCGGCCGGGCGCGCTCCG GTACCTGTCGATACTGTGGGGCATCGACCTGTCCAAGGTGGCCGTGCTCGTCGGCGACAAGGGTGACACGGACCGCGAGCGGCTGCTCCCGGGGCTGCACAAGACGCTGGTCCTGACGGGGCTGGTCAGCCACGGCAGCGAGGAGCTGCTCCGCGACGAGGACGGGTTCTTGACGGAGGACGTCGTCGCCATGGACTCCCCCAACATCGTCACCCTCGCCGAGGACCAGGCGGCCGCCGACATCCTCAAGGCCATCTGA
- the LOC120644018 gene encoding probable sucrose-phosphate synthase 5 isoform X2 produces MAAAGNEWINGYLEAILDAGARRRGERGAPAPALAEASAAAYSPTRYFVEEVVSHFDDRDLHRTWTKVVAMRSSQERNNRLENLCWRIWHVARKKKQVEWEYSRQLARRRQEQELGSREAAEELSEGEKDCPDGASALQPPSAADGDQQQQSRLTRISSETRIVSDDEDEAAKDDRNLYIVLISLHGLVRGENMELGRDSDTGGQVKYVVELARALAATAGVHRVDLLTRQISCPDVDWTYGEPVEMITRPSDADADAGGGGAYIVRLPCGPRDQYLPKESLWPHIPEFVDRALAHVTDVARALGDQLSGGGAAPVWPYVIHGHYADAAEVAAHLASALNVPMVMTGHSLGRNKLEQLLQLGRMPRAEIQAAYRIARRVEAEETGLDAAEVVITSTKQEVEEQWGLYDGFDAMVERKLRVRRSRGVSCLGRYMPRMAVIPPGMDFSYVDAQDLADGDGDLQALMSPGTAKKPMPPIWSEVLRFFTNPHKPMILALSRPDPKKNVTTLLKAYGESRHLRELANLTLILGNRDDIEEMSGGAATVLTAVLKLVDRYDLYGQVAYPKHHKQTDVPHIYRLAAKTKGVFINPALVEPFGLTLIEAAAYGLPVVATQNGGPVDIIKALHNGLLVDPHDAAAITGALLSLLADKARWLECRRAGLRNIHRFSWPHHCRLYLAHIAANCDHPAPHQLLRVPASPRAASADGDSSLSDSLRGLSISIDTSNDLKPGAGADYSAAAIMDALQRRRAADRPAASVARAAVGFAPGRRQGLLVLAADCYGADGEPDAERLRRAVGMALAAGAAAGGRLGCVLSTGMTVAEATAALGACGADPAAFDALVCSSGAELCYPWKEKELAADEEYAGHVSFRWPGAHVRSAVPRLGKADGAQEADLAADDAACSALCHAYAVAGASKVRKVDSIRRSLRMRGFHCNLVYTRACTRLNVVPLSASRPGALRYLSILWGIDLSKVAVLVGDKGDTDRERLLPGLHKTLVLTGLVSHGSEELLRDEDGFLTEDVVAMDSPNIVTLAEDQAAADILKAI; encoded by the exons atggcggcggcggggaacgaGTGGATCAACGGGTACCTGGAGGCGATCCTGGATgcgggcgcgaggcggcgcggggagcggggcgcgccggcgccggctctggcggaggcgtcggcggcggcctacAGCCCCACGCGCTACTTCGTGGAGGAGGTCGTCAGCCACTTCGACGACCGGGACCTCCACAGGACTTGGACCAAG GTGGTAGCGATGCGCAGCAGCCAGGAGCGGAACAACCGGCTGGAGAACCTCTGCTGGAGGATCTGGCACGTCGCCAGGAAGAAGAAGCAG GTGGAATGGGAGTACTCGCGGCagttggcgcggcggcggcaggagcaggagctggGCAGTCgagaggccgccgaggagctctCCGAGGGCGAGAAGGACTGCCCCGACGGCGCCTCGGCCCTCCAGCCCCCTAGCGCGGCTGACGGCGACCAACAACAGCAGAGCCGGCTCACCAGGATCAGCTCTGAGACCCGGATCGTttccgacgacgaggacgaggcgGCCAAGGATGACCGGAACCTCTACATCGTCCTCATCAG CTTACACGGGCTCGTCCGTGGGGAGAACATGGAGCTCGGCCGTGACTCTGACACCGGGGGACAG GTGAAGTACGTGGTGGAGCTGGCCCGGGCGCtggcggccaccgccggcgtgcACCGCGTCGACCTCCTCACGCGGCAGATCTCCTGCCCGGACGTCGACTGGACCTACGGCGAGCCCGTCGAGATGATAACGCGCCCGTCCGATGCCGACgctgacgccggcggcggcggagcctaCATCGTGCGGCTGCCGTGCGGGCCCCGTGACCAGTACCTCCCCAAGGAGTCCCTGTGGCCGCACATCCCCGAGTTCGTGGACCGCGCGCTGGCGCACGTCACCGACGTCGCGCGCGCGCTGGGGGACCagctctccggcggcggcgccgccccggtGTGGCCGTACGTGATCCACGGGCACTACGCggacgcggcggaggtggcggcgcaccTGGCGAGTGCGCTCAACgtgccgatggtgatgacgggGCACTCGCTGGGGCGGAACAAGCTGGAGCAGCTGCTCCAGCTCGGTCGCATGCCGCGCGCCGAGATCCAGGCCGCGTACCGCATCGCGCGTCGGGTCGAGGCCGAGGAGACGGGACTCGACGCCGCTGAGGTGGTGATCACCAGCACCAAGCAGGAGGTCGAGGAGCAGTGGGGCCTCTACGACGGCTTCGACGCCATGGTGGAGCGCAAGCTCCGGGTGCGCCGCAGCCGCGGGGTCAGCTGCCTCGGCCGCTACATGCCGCGGATGGCCGTCATCCCCCCCGGGATGGACTTCAGCTACGTCGACGCGCAGGAtctcgccgacggcgacggcgacctgcAGGCGCTCATGAGCCCCGGCACGGCCAAGAAGCCAATGCCGCCCATCTGGTCGGAG GTGCTGCGGTTCTTCACCAACCCTCACAAGCCGATGATCCTGGCGCTGTCGCGGCCGGACCCGAAGAAGAACGTGACCACGCTGCTCAAGGCCTACGGCGAGAGCCGGCACCTGCGGGAGCTCGCGAACCTGACGCTGATTCTGGGGAACAGGGATGACATCGAAGAGAtgtccggcggcgccgccaccgtgcTCACGGCCGTGCTCAAGCTCGTCGACCGCTACGACCTCTACGGCCAGGTCGCCTACCCCAAGCACCACAAGCAGACTGACGTGCCGCACATTTACCGACTGGCCGCCAAGACCAAG GGAGTGTTCATAAATCCTGCTCTTGTCGAGCCGTTCGGCCTCACCCTGATAGAG GCTGCTGCGTATGGTCTGCCCGTGGTGGCCACCCAGAACGGCGGGCCGGTGGACATCATCAAGGCGTTGCACAACGGGCTGCTGGTGGACCCGCACGACGCGGCGGCGATCACCGGCGCTCTGCTGAGCCTGCTGGCCGACAAGGCGCGGTGGCTCGAGTGCCGACGCGCCGGCCTCCGCAACATCCATCGCTTCTCCTGGCCGCACCACTGCCGCCTCTACCTCGCCCACATCGCCGCCAACTGCGACCACCCGGCGCCGCACCAGCTACTCCGCGTCCCCGCCAGCCCGCGCGCCGCGTCCGCCGACGGCGACTCGTCGCTCTCGGACTCGCTCCGCGGCCTGTCCATCTCCATCGACACCTCGAACGACCTCAAGCCCGGGGCCGGGGCGGACTACTCCGCCGCGGCCATCATGGACGCGCTCCAACGGCGCCGCGCGGCGGACCGCCCCGCGGCCAGCGTCGCCAGGGCGGCCGTCGGCTTCGCGCCGGGCCGGCGGCAgggcctcctcgtcctcgccgccgactgctacggcgccgacggcgagccGGACGCCGAGCGCCTGAGGAGAGCCGTCGGCATGGCgctggccgcgggcgccgccgccggcgggcggctcGGGTGCGTGCTGTCGACAGGCATGACCGTCGCCGAGGCCACGGCCGCGCTCGGGGCCTGCGGCGCCGACCCGGCCGCCTTCGACGCGCTCGtctgcagcagcggcgccgagcTCTGCTACCCGTGGAAGGAAaaggagctcgccgccgacgaggagTACGCCGGCCACGTGTCCTTCCGGTGGCCCGGCGCGCACGTGCGCTCCGCCGTGCCCAGGCTCGGGAAGGCCGACGGCGCGCAGGaggccgacctcgccgccgacgacgccgcGTGCTCCGCGCTCTGCCACGCCTACGCCGTCGCGGGAGCGTCCAAG GTGAGGAAGGTCGATTCGATTCGGCGGTCTCTGCGGATGCGCGGGTTCCACTGCAACCTCGTGTACACGCGCGCGTGCACGCGCCTCAACGTCGTCCCGCTCTCGGCGTCGCGGCCGGGCGCGCTCCG GTACCTGTCGATACTGTGGGGCATCGACCTGTCCAAGGTGGCCGTGCTCGTCGGCGACAAGGGTGACACGGACCGCGAGCGGCTGCTCCCGGGGCTGCACAAGACGCTGGTCCTGACGGGGCTGGTCAGCCACGGCAGCGAGGAGCTGCTCCGCGACGAGGACGGGTTCTTGACGGAGGACGTCGTCGCCATGGACTCCCCCAACATCGTCACCCTCGCCGAGGACCAGGCGGCCGCCGACATCCTCAAGGCCATCTGA